A single Desulfovibrio gilichinskyi DNA region contains:
- a CDS encoding outer membrane protein assembly factor BamD, which produces MRNRIFCFIVCLILMFCTTGCGVIDYYFLPKPEDTAQELYEAGVESMKDKNYSQASDFFAKLKDRYPFSPYTVKAEISLGDSYFLDGKFFDASEAYKEFAALHPGNDEIPYVLFQIGLSNFSLFSSIDKPQQSVSEALEYFYRVEEAYPDSEYAKSSKGYIIKCRRALADQELYIADFFWRSGKFGSAWKRYAFVVRNFKDLPEVRKYAIKQAEMSYYEYQKTLSQEEREKLQGSWKELVDWL; this is translated from the coding sequence ATGCGTAATAGAATATTTTGTTTTATAGTTTGTTTGATTTTGATGTTCTGCACCACTGGATGTGGTGTTATCGATTACTATTTTCTTCCTAAACCTGAGGATACCGCGCAGGAACTCTATGAAGCCGGCGTTGAATCCATGAAGGATAAGAATTATAGTCAGGCGTCTGATTTTTTTGCGAAGTTAAAAGATAGATATCCATTCAGTCCTTACACCGTTAAAGCTGAAATCAGCCTAGGCGATTCATATTTTCTGGATGGCAAATTCTTCGATGCGTCAGAAGCATACAAAGAGTTCGCAGCTCTTCATCCCGGTAACGATGAGATTCCATATGTTCTGTTTCAAATAGGACTGAGCAATTTTTCATTGTTCAGCTCGATTGATAAGCCTCAGCAAAGTGTGAGCGAGGCTCTTGAGTATTTTTATCGTGTTGAAGAAGCCTATCCTGACAGCGAGTACGCAAAGTCCTCAAAGGGTTATATTATTAAATGCCGGCGGGCTCTTGCGGATCAGGAACTTTATATTGCCGACTTTTTCTGGCGATCCGGTAAATTCGGATCTGCGTGGAAAAGGTATGCTTTTGTAGTCCGTAACTTTAAGGACCTTCCTGAAGTTCGTAAGTATGCAATAAAACAGGCTGAAATGTCATACTATGAATATCAGAAAACTCTCTCGCAAGAAGAGAGAGAAAAGCTTCAAGGTTCATGGAAGGAACTTGTGGACTGGCTGTAA
- the crcB gene encoding fluoride efflux transporter CrcB, whose translation MQKYFFLAAGGAAGTLCRYFVSGAAQRFFDSNFPAGTFTVNMLGCLLFGIITGTFQDRLGLSPHMRLMVLTGFMGAFTTFSTYMFETTTLAKSGQWTLAALNIGGQSAFGFLCVIAGLTLGRAIVS comes from the coding sequence ATGCAAAAATATTTTTTCTTAGCAGCAGGCGGAGCAGCCGGAACACTTTGCAGATATTTTGTTTCCGGCGCAGCCCAACGTTTTTTTGATTCTAATTTCCCGGCAGGTACTTTTACCGTCAACATGCTTGGATGTTTACTATTTGGAATTATTACCGGAACATTTCAGGATAGGCTAGGACTTTCACCGCATATGAGATTAATGGTCCTCACCGGATTTATGGGTGCATTTACAACATTTTCGACTTATATGTTTGAAACAACCACTCTCGCAAAATCCGGACAATGGACGCTGGCCGCCCTGAATATCGGTGGACAGAGTGCATTTGGATTTCTCTGCGTGATTGCAGGACTCACTCTTGGAAGAGCAATAGTTTCATAA
- the fusA gene encoding elongation factor G, which yields MSDKSDFSSTSIGKIRNIGIIAHIDAGKTTVTERILYFSGKIHRLGEVHEGTATMDYMPEEQERGITITSAVTTCLWNKNTINIIDTPGHVDFTIEVQRSLRVLDGAIGVFCAVGGVEPQSETVWRQSESYKVPKLIFINKMDRLGADFEAVLESITDKLKANILPVQIPDGAGEEFAGVFDLIRLKKLVYDDDQNGEEFEAVDLSEEELERVSPWRGKMCDTLSEFDDEFLERYLSDEIDPKYIESVIRKATLQLALVPVFAGSALKNIGVQPLMDAIGKYLPSPHEVAQIKGVDPLTGVEKVVEPSVSADFQALVFKIVMDSGRKIVLMRIYSGKIATGDTVKNVTQGTVERIDRLFRMHAGRREKLDVAGVGDIVAVDGLKNSRTGDTLSTSEKPIMLEQIELYKPVISLAIEPRNAEESEKLEDVLDKYLQEDPTLNLKTDEDTGQIILSGMGELHLEVVLERMRREYGLAPRAGKPQVVYQEVPSILAEAEEEFDRQIGDEKYYGYVKLSVEPSKRGEGRNVSFEIDTAVWPSVWLDAVAEGIDDSLQVGVLKGFPVQDVRVRVLELKKKETEATTQGYHFAAGRALKKALTASSPKLMEPIMDIEISVPDDFIGDVIGLLGAKGARIENMLDRHGQKVVQALAPLSRMFGFSTELRSSTQGRAGFVMKFHSFDVLEK from the coding sequence ATGAGTGATAAATCTGATTTTTCTTCCACGAGTATCGGTAAAATACGAAATATTGGAATTATTGCACATATTGATGCCGGTAAAACAACTGTTACCGAGCGCATACTCTATTTTTCAGGCAAGATTCACAGGCTTGGCGAAGTTCATGAAGGGACCGCCACTATGGATTATATGCCGGAGGAACAGGAACGCGGCATTACCATTACTTCCGCTGTAACCACCTGCTTATGGAACAAGAATACAATCAATATAATTGATACCCCGGGCCATGTTGATTTTACTATTGAGGTACAGCGTTCACTTAGAGTTCTCGATGGCGCGATAGGTGTTTTTTGTGCTGTCGGCGGTGTTGAACCTCAGTCTGAAACTGTTTGGCGGCAGAGCGAAAGTTATAAGGTTCCGAAACTTATTTTCATAAATAAAATGGACAGACTCGGAGCAGATTTTGAAGCTGTTCTCGAATCTATAACAGATAAACTCAAAGCTAATATTCTTCCTGTACAGATTCCGGATGGCGCTGGAGAAGAGTTCGCTGGCGTTTTTGATCTTATCCGTCTCAAAAAACTTGTATATGATGACGATCAAAACGGCGAAGAATTTGAGGCGGTTGACCTTAGCGAAGAAGAATTAGAGCGGGTGTCTCCATGGCGCGGAAAAATGTGTGATACTCTTTCCGAGTTTGACGATGAATTTTTAGAGCGTTACCTGAGCGATGAAATTGATCCGAAGTACATAGAATCCGTTATTCGTAAAGCTACATTACAGCTTGCGCTTGTACCTGTTTTTGCCGGATCAGCTTTAAAAAACATCGGGGTGCAGCCTTTAATGGACGCGATAGGTAAATATCTGCCAAGTCCGCATGAAGTTGCGCAAATTAAAGGCGTTGACCCGCTTACAGGGGTTGAAAAAGTCGTAGAACCGAGTGTTTCGGCTGATTTTCAAGCTTTGGTTTTTAAGATTGTTATGGATTCAGGGCGCAAAATAGTGCTCATGAGAATTTATTCCGGCAAAATTGCAACTGGTGATACGGTTAAGAACGTAACGCAAGGGACCGTTGAGAGAATAGATCGCCTTTTCAGAATGCATGCCGGCCGCAGAGAAAAGCTGGATGTTGCAGGGGTAGGCGATATTGTCGCGGTGGACGGTCTTAAGAATTCCCGTACAGGCGACACTCTTTCTACTTCTGAAAAACCGATTATGCTTGAACAGATTGAACTCTATAAGCCGGTTATTTCATTAGCCATCGAGCCGCGCAATGCGGAAGAGTCCGAGAAACTTGAAGATGTGCTGGATAAATATCTGCAAGAAGATCCCACTCTTAATCTTAAAACAGATGAGGACACCGGACAGATAATTTTATCCGGTATGGGAGAACTTCATTTAGAAGTTGTACTTGAACGGATGCGCCGTGAATACGGGCTTGCTCCTAGAGCCGGAAAACCGCAAGTTGTCTATCAGGAAGTGCCGAGTATTTTGGCGGAAGCTGAAGAAGAATTTGACAGACAAATTGGTGATGAAAAATATTACGGATATGTAAAGCTGTCTGTTGAACCTTCTAAACGGGGCGAAGGGCGTAATGTCAGTTTTGAAATTGATACCGCTGTGTGGCCTTCCGTTTGGCTTGATGCTGTGGCTGAAGGTATAGATGATTCTCTACAAGTAGGCGTTTTGAAAGGATTTCCTGTTCAGGATGTCAGGGTTCGTGTGCTGGAGCTTAAAAAGAAAGAGACTGAGGCCACTACGCAGGGTTATCATTTTGCGGCTGGACGGGCACTTAAAAAAGCTTTAACTGCTTCATCTCCTAAGCTTATGGAACCGATTATGGATATAGAAATTTCAGTTCCTGATGATTTCATCGGAGATGTTATCGGTCTGCTTGGAGCTAAGGGCGCGCGTATTGAGAATATGCTTGATCGCCATGGACAGAAAGTCGTGCAGGCTCTTGCGCCACTTAGTAGAATGTTCGGATTTTCCACAGAGTTGCGGTCTTCAACTCAAGGTCGCGCTGGCTTTGTAATGAAGTTTCACAGCTTTGATGTCCTTGAAAAGTAA
- a CDS encoding protein-glutamate methylesterase/protein-glutamine glutaminase has protein sequence MRKKTRVLIVDDSALVRSAMMSLFETDPDIEVVGSAADPFLAAKIMETVIPDVITLDIEMPRMDGLTFLRKLMTQHPIAVVICSTLTEKGSDSYMKALEFGAVEVITKPKVGTRQFFEESCIRVCDVVKAAALTKPKKLTSKPMIVQPKLTADAMLPKAKTNCLQTTEKVVLVGASTGGTEALLTFLQSMPLDCPGIAIVQHMPEHFTAAFSNRLNNICQIKVKEAVDGDSILRGQALIAPGNKHMLVKRSGARYYVEIKDGPLVSRHRPSVDVLFRSGAHNAGKNAIGVIMTGMGDDGAKGMKEMHDAGTYCIAQDEASCVVFGMPQEAIKHGGVDTVMPLKKIASEVMAKSCR, from the coding sequence ATGAGAAAGAAGACCCGTGTATTAATTGTTGATGATTCTGCTTTGGTTAGAAGCGCGATGATGAGTCTGTTTGAGACAGATCCTGATATTGAAGTTGTCGGCAGTGCCGCCGATCCGTTTTTAGCTGCAAAGATAATGGAAACGGTTATTCCGGATGTCATTACTTTAGATATTGAGATGCCGCGAATGGATGGACTGACCTTTTTGCGGAAGTTGATGACTCAACATCCGATTGCTGTTGTAATTTGTTCAACTCTTACTGAAAAAGGGTCGGATAGTTATATGAAAGCTCTTGAATTCGGCGCAGTTGAGGTTATTACTAAACCTAAAGTTGGAACAAGACAGTTCTTTGAAGAATCCTGCATCAGAGTTTGTGATGTCGTTAAAGCTGCGGCTTTAACCAAGCCTAAAAAACTTACATCAAAACCTATGATCGTTCAGCCGAAGCTTACAGCCGATGCAATGCTGCCTAAAGCCAAAACCAATTGTTTGCAGACAACAGAAAAAGTGGTTTTAGTGGGAGCATCAACCGGTGGGACAGAAGCTTTGCTTACATTTTTACAAAGTATGCCTTTAGACTGTCCGGGGATTGCAATTGTTCAGCATATGCCGGAACATTTTACGGCGGCTTTTTCAAACAGACTTAATAATATCTGCCAGATCAAAGTTAAGGAAGCTGTAGACGGGGACAGTATACTCAGAGGGCAGGCTCTCATTGCTCCCGGAAATAAGCACATGCTGGTTAAAAGATCCGGCGCGCGCTATTACGTAGAAATAAAGGACGGACCGCTTGTCAGCAGGCATAGACCTTCTGTTGATGTCCTGTTCAGATCCGGTGCGCACAATGCAGGCAAAAATGCGATCGGTGTTATTATGACCGGAATGGGTGATGACGGCGCAAAAGGTATGAAAGAGATGCATGATGCCGGAACATACTGTATCGCTCAGGACGAAGCCTCTTGCGTAGTATTCGGTATGCCGCAGGAAGCAATTAAGCACGGCGGAGTTGATACTGTTATGCCGCTTAAAAAGATTGCATCCGAAGTTATGGCTAAGAGTTGCCGTTAG
- a CDS encoding class IV adenylate cyclase: MAFEIELKYLNVDHDQLKKSLKNFGGEFLSRHFERNVVLDDPSRTLFKRSALLRVRQADKITMTVKRIPANIVSGKAKVYIEHETEVSDFNETVSALEVLGYSPVFKYEKFREEWKFEECLICLDLLPFGSFIEIEGTEDSILACADKLGLDESSASKKTYHELNRAYRAKAGLEADENFVFSPEELEALEY, from the coding sequence ATGGCCTTTGAAATAGAACTTAAATATTTGAATGTTGATCATGATCAGCTGAAAAAATCTCTCAAAAATTTTGGCGGAGAGTTTCTTTCGCGTCATTTTGAGCGTAATGTTGTTCTAGATGATCCTTCCAGAACACTTTTTAAACGTTCGGCCTTATTAAGAGTAAGGCAGGCCGATAAAATAACCATGACCGTTAAACGTATTCCGGCAAACATAGTTTCCGGAAAAGCAAAGGTGTATATTGAACATGAAACAGAAGTTTCAGATTTTAATGAAACTGTTTCAGCTCTGGAAGTTTTGGGGTATTCTCCGGTCTTTAAATATGAAAAATTCAGAGAAGAATGGAAGTTTGAGGAATGCTTAATATGCCTCGATCTTCTACCGTTCGGGTCATTTATTGAAATTGAAGGAACTGAAGACTCGATTCTGGCATGTGCGGATAAACTCGGGCTTGATGAATCCTCTGCCAGTAAAAAAACATACCATGAATTGAACAGGGCCTACCGCGCGAAAGCCGGGCTTGAAGCTGATGAAAATTTTGTATTCAGCCCTGAAGAGTTGGAAGCTTTGGAATATTAA
- a CDS encoding DUF190 domain-containing protein, with amino-acid sequence MNLPEKAVRLRIFTGEENRIDHRPTFEVIVHEARQRGLAGATVYRGVMGYGVNSQVRTTSILRLSEDLPMIIEIVDTAEKIAPFKDYLIETMSEGLVTAEEVNVVFHKHNQGKK; translated from the coding sequence ATGAATCTGCCAGAAAAAGCTGTACGACTCAGGATTTTTACAGGAGAAGAAAACCGCATAGACCACCGCCCCACCTTCGAAGTAATTGTGCATGAAGCCAGACAAAGAGGGCTTGCAGGGGCAACCGTATATCGCGGGGTAATGGGCTATGGAGTGAACAGCCAAGTTCGCACAACTTCTATTTTAAGACTTTCAGAAGATTTACCGATGATCATAGAAATTGTCGATACCGCTGAAAAAATAGCACCATTTAAAGATTATTTAATAGAAACCATGTCCGAAGGGTTAGTCACTGCGGAAGAAGTCAATGTCGTTTTTCATAAACATAATCAGGGCAAGAAATAA
- a CDS encoding DUF2062 domain-containing protein produces the protein MLKEESRYVKLKRLIRFYYLKILRLNGSPYQIAMGVACGVFGGCFPVIPGLPLQTVIAVAASFITRSNKLAAIIATWISNPFNWILFYYIQFKIGTFLLPIHVTFDPATWQVSDFMEIGWQGVTILMFGGFVLAVPLSIAAYFITLFVVRRNRKRKALRMLSRKN, from the coding sequence ATGTTAAAAGAAGAAAGCAGGTATGTTAAGTTAAAACGACTTATCCGATTTTATTACCTAAAAATTTTACGTCTTAATGGTTCCCCCTACCAAATTGCCATGGGGGTAGCCTGCGGTGTTTTCGGAGGATGTTTTCCCGTTATCCCGGGATTACCTTTGCAGACAGTTATAGCTGTGGCCGCCTCTTTCATAACCAGAAGTAATAAATTGGCAGCAATTATCGCAACATGGATTTCAAATCCTTTTAACTGGATTTTATTTTATTACATTCAATTTAAAATCGGAACATTTCTGCTCCCGATACATGTTACGTTTGATCCTGCAACATGGCAGGTTTCAGATTTTATGGAAATAGGTTGGCAAGGGGTTACTATTTTAATGTTCGGTGGTTTTGTTCTGGCTGTTCCTCTGTCCATAGCCGCATATTTTATTACACTGTTTGTTGTTAGAAGAAATAGAAAACGGAAAGCATTACGCATGCTGTCTCGTAAGAATTAA
- a CDS encoding histidinol dehydrogenase: MTSDSFAFPDWLEEFQITDEVFAKAYESVLPPQRAWMKKTIAQVYAISSPDSPQSKWTVNTWKGGFETEVANSPLDCVLMVIDKGSSSAVRILAALTPALAVGVKNIMVVFVGDGEISEAVLTGFELAGQESVVLISEDKFSELVSFVYESDASAAILDLRSTPADLSYCENVRYWRAPKISLISVCMDEDDPDMDVIKFAHPDVEIKEITIEDLAESGGDAAIVPAELIGEALVDFKIVLSHDQEGCWLWNTITDQFFRKNSIALTVCS; the protein is encoded by the coding sequence ATGACTTCAGATTCCTTTGCATTTCCTGATTGGCTTGAAGAATTTCAAATAACAGATGAAGTTTTTGCTAAAGCTTATGAGTCTGTTCTGCCTCCACAAAGGGCATGGATGAAGAAGACTATTGCGCAGGTATATGCAATCAGCTCCCCGGATTCTCCGCAAAGCAAATGGACTGTTAATACTTGGAAAGGGGGTTTTGAAACTGAAGTTGCGAATTCTCCTCTTGATTGCGTTCTTATGGTTATTGATAAAGGATCAAGTTCCGCAGTCAGAATTTTAGCCGCTCTTACACCGGCTTTAGCGGTCGGGGTTAAGAATATTATGGTTGTTTTTGTCGGAGACGGCGAAATTTCCGAAGCTGTTTTAACGGGCTTTGAGCTGGCCGGGCAGGAATCAGTTGTTTTGATTTCCGAGGATAAATTTTCAGAATTAGTTTCTTTTGTTTATGAATCAGACGCTTCTGCTGCAATTTTAGATCTGAGATCAACTCCCGCTGATCTTAGCTATTGCGAAAATGTCCGTTACTGGCGTGCTCCTAAAATATCTCTCATTTCAGTGTGCATGGATGAAGATGATCCGGATATGGACGTTATTAAATTTGCTCATCCTGATGTTGAAATCAAAGAAATCACAATTGAAGATCTTGCAGAATCCGGCGGAGATGCGGCCATTGTCCCGGCTGAACTTATCGGCGAAGCTCTGGTTGATTTTAAAATTGTTCTTTCGCATGACCAGGAAGGTTGCTGGCTGTGGAATACCATTACGGATCAGTTCTTTAGGAAAAATTCAATAGCTTTGACAGTTTGTTCATAG
- a CDS encoding CheR family methyltransferase, whose amino-acid sequence MNNIDDMNFITPKMQDADFKKFSNLIKSEFGIKMPITKKTMLEARLQKRLRALGMKSHSEYCDFIFSPGGLEKELTQLIDVVTTNTTDFFREPKHFEILLSTVLPEFTRRSSSTLKVWSAGCSSGEEPYTLAIVLSEFAANNPDFNFSILATDISNEILNKAINAVYPLSKVDVIPMAMKKKYLLKSRNKDKQLIRIAPEIRRKVEFRRLNFMEKFPFKDEKDIIFCRNVVIYFDRPTQYTLFSKFCARLSKGGFLFIGHSESISGMDLPVRQIAPTVYQKI is encoded by the coding sequence ATGAATAATATTGATGATATGAATTTCATCACTCCCAAAATGCAGGATGCTGATTTTAAAAAATTCAGTAACCTGATTAAGAGTGAATTCGGAATTAAAATGCCTATTACCAAAAAGACCATGCTCGAGGCTCGGCTTCAGAAAAGATTGAGAGCTTTGGGAATGAAGTCTCATTCCGAGTACTGTGATTTTATATTCAGTCCAGGCGGGCTTGAAAAAGAACTTACACAACTGATTGATGTTGTTACAACTAATACGACTGATTTTTTTCGCGAGCCTAAACATTTTGAGATCCTTCTCAGCACTGTTTTGCCTGAGTTTACACGGCGAAGTTCTTCTACTCTTAAAGTCTGGTCTGCCGGGTGTTCCAGTGGAGAGGAGCCATATACTTTGGCTATTGTTCTAAGTGAGTTTGCTGCAAATAATCCTGATTTTAATTTTTCAATACTTGCGACGGATATTTCAAACGAGATACTCAACAAAGCCATAAATGCCGTGTACCCGCTCAGCAAGGTTGATGTTATCCCGATGGCTATGAAAAAAAAATATCTGCTTAAAAGTAGGAATAAAGATAAGCAACTGATCAGAATTGCTCCGGAAATAAGACGCAAGGTTGAATTTCGCAGATTAAACTTCATGGAAAAGTTTCCGTTTAAAGATGAAAAAGATATAATCTTTTGTCGTAATGTGGTGATTTATTTTGATCGACCAACCCAATACACCCTTTTCAGTAAGTTTTGTGCACGGCTATCTAAAGGTGGATTTTTATTTATAGGTCATTCCGAAAGTATTTCAGGAATGGATCTTCCAGTAAGGCAAATTGCTCCTACAGTTTACCAGAAAATTTGA
- the clpS gene encoding ATP-dependent Clp protease adapter ClpS: MSKYNEEFDSDVVFKDELKEPRKYKVLLHNDDYTSMEFVIAVLVQVFRKTEEESTEIMLKVHNEGFAICGIYTAEVAETRVEMVRQLATQAGFPLKCTIEEV; the protein is encoded by the coding sequence ATGTCTAAATATAATGAAGAATTTGATTCAGATGTTGTCTTTAAGGATGAGCTTAAAGAACCTAGAAAGTATAAGGTTTTGTTGCATAACGATGATTATACTTCCATGGAATTTGTTATTGCTGTGCTAGTGCAAGTGTTTAGAAAAACAGAGGAAGAATCAACTGAGATTATGCTTAAAGTTCATAATGAAGGATTCGCAATCTGTGGTATATACACTGCAGAAGTAGCTGAAACACGCGTGGAAATGGTCAGGCAGCTTGCAACGCAAGCCGGCTTTCCTCTTAAATGTACAATAGAAGAGGTCTGA
- a CDS encoding chemotaxis protein CheA, giving the protein MSDDMTTQVFKEEAFELLGELETSLLELEDLPNDMDLINRVFRALHTIKGSGSMFGFDAIAGFTHHVENVFDLVRNGELLVTKELLTLVLASRDHIYSMLLSSSGEGEIGKSEEILENLKQIVGGGSPESASAESDLPAAENIEPEKIKSESSEKEEININKSQIGNSDVLWECFFKITISSVAADNVSTDSLLPLFEDLASIGEIRSELTFTDFENNPDHSGNWWELLFFSNKDSSSIEEIFFFTDVPITVQVKELDQAKLDEYISEIDTAETGASENSGISFDKADKSSDEEPVTQKPDTVKKLGEILVDRGDVSQKDLDDALADQKPIGELLTAKGIVAREKVDSALAEQRASKKTDPSVRKPEAASSIRVSADKLDLLVDLVGELVIVQAQICQVVSKKNDPVLTSLSEELERLSDELRDSTLGIRMLPIGTTFSKFRRLVRDLSDELGKEMDLHTIGAETELDKTVIERLSDPLIHLLRNSIDHGVELPAVREASGKPRRGSITLTAEHSGGEVVILIKDDGKGMSQDVIRAKAIEKGLIAADAELSSKEIFNLIFEPGFSTAEKITNVSGRGVGMDVVKRAIDSLRGRIDIDSQEGKGSLITIRLPLTLAIIDGLQVKVDNGYFVIPLSLVEECVELTRKDVEAANGQQFVNLRGEIVPYIRIREWFDVEGEAPAIEQIVITGLEGERLGVVVDTVIGEHQTVIKSLGRVYRDVEGISGATIKGDGTLALILDIPKLFRTVLAEIKAAG; this is encoded by the coding sequence ATGTCTGATGATATGACTACGCAAGTTTTTAAAGAGGAGGCTTTCGAGCTTTTAGGTGAGCTTGAAACCTCTTTATTAGAACTTGAAGACCTTCCTAACGATATGGATTTAATCAACAGAGTATTCAGGGCTTTACATACAATCAAAGGCTCCGGATCCATGTTCGGGTTTGATGCAATTGCAGGATTTACTCATCATGTTGAAAACGTTTTTGATCTGGTCAGAAACGGTGAGCTGTTAGTTACTAAAGAATTGTTGACTCTTGTTTTGGCGTCCCGTGATCATATTTATTCAATGTTGCTGTCGTCGTCCGGTGAGGGGGAAATCGGTAAATCTGAAGAGATTCTTGAAAATCTTAAACAAATTGTGGGCGGAGGATCACCGGAATCAGCATCAGCTGAATCTGATTTGCCTGCTGCTGAAAATATTGAACCAGAAAAAATAAAAAGTGAATCTTCGGAAAAAGAAGAAATTAATATTAATAAATCCCAAATCGGGAACTCCGACGTTCTTTGGGAATGCTTTTTTAAGATTACAATCAGCTCTGTTGCCGCGGATAATGTGTCAACGGATTCTCTGCTGCCCCTTTTTGAAGATCTCGCAAGTATTGGAGAAATCAGATCTGAACTGACTTTTACAGATTTTGAGAATAATCCTGATCATTCCGGAAACTGGTGGGAACTTCTTTTCTTTAGCAATAAAGACAGCTCTTCTATTGAAGAAATTTTCTTTTTCACTGATGTTCCGATTACCGTACAAGTTAAAGAGCTGGATCAAGCTAAACTTGATGAATATATTTCTGAAATTGATACAGCTGAAACTGGTGCGTCAGAAAATTCTGGCATATCTTTCGATAAAGCCGATAAATCTTCTGATGAAGAACCGGTAACGCAGAAGCCAGATACGGTTAAGAAACTGGGTGAGATTCTTGTCGACAGAGGAGATGTATCGCAGAAAGATCTGGATGACGCTCTTGCTGATCAAAAACCTATCGGCGAACTACTGACTGCCAAAGGCATCGTTGCACGCGAAAAAGTGGACAGTGCTTTAGCCGAACAGCGCGCCAGTAAAAAAACTGACCCTTCCGTCCGTAAACCGGAGGCGGCTTCTTCAATAAGAGTTTCCGCAGATAAACTTGACTTGCTGGTTGACCTCGTTGGTGAGTTAGTCATTGTCCAAGCTCAGATATGCCAGGTTGTCAGTAAGAAAAATGACCCTGTTCTCACATCTCTTTCGGAAGAACTGGAACGCCTTTCGGATGAACTAAGAGACAGTACCCTTGGAATAAGAATGCTTCCGATCGGAACGACATTCAGTAAATTCAGACGATTGGTGCGTGATCTTTCCGATGAACTCGGTAAGGAAATGGATTTGCATACAATCGGCGCAGAAACAGAGCTGGATAAAACCGTTATTGAAAGATTGAGCGATCCTCTTATTCACTTATTACGAAATTCCATAGATCACGGGGTAGAACTTCCTGCTGTTCGTGAAGCGAGCGGAAAGCCGAGGCGCGGAAGTATCACTTTAACAGCAGAGCATTCCGGCGGCGAAGTTGTGATTTTGATTAAAGATGACGGTAAGGGCATGTCACAAGATGTTATTAGAGCAAAAGCGATAGAAAAAGGTCTTATTGCCGCCGATGCGGAGCTGTCATCAAAAGAAATTTTCAATCTTATTTTTGAGCCGGGTTTTTCTACTGCGGAGAAAATTACCAACGTTTCCGGGCGCGGTGTCGGAATGGATGTTGTAAAACGCGCAATCGATTCATTACGAGGGCGTATTGATATAGATAGTCAGGAAGGAAAAGGGTCTTTAATTACAATCAGATTGCCATTGACTCTTGCAATTATTGATGGATTGCAGGTTAAAGTTGATAACGGCTATTTTGTAATTCCTCTTTCGCTTGTTGAAGAATGCGTTGAACTGACCCGTAAAGATGTAGAAGCTGCAAACGGGCAGCAGTTCGTTAATTTGCGCGGTGAAATTGTCCCTTATATTCGTATTAGAGAATGGTTTGATGTGGAGGGTGAAGCTCCTGCTATAGAACAAATTGTAATAACAGGGCTTGAAGGTGAGAGATTGGGAGTTGTTGTTGATACTGTAATAGGAGAACATCAAACTGTTATTAAAAGTCTTGGCAGGGTTTACAGAGATGTAGAAGGTATTTCCGGTGCAACGATTAAAGGAGACGGAACTCTTGCTTTAATCCTTGATATACCGAAGCTTTTTCGTACTGTTCTTGCAGAAATAAAAGCAGCAGGCTAA